A genomic region of Plasmodium malariae genome assembly, chromosome: 14 contains the following coding sequences:
- the CPN60 gene encoding 60 kDa chaperonin, putative — MRTSSCVFLIIFFLLFLRYGGGIKKKRGINKKNGAFLNKGLKYINSKIISRRKENYVKMKMTENKVKGKDIIYGNECRNELLKGILTVSDVVKLTLGPRGRNVLLEKEYGSPLIINDGVTIAKNISLKDRKKNNGVKLMQESTNISNDKAGDGTSSTALMTATITKKGIEQVNNNHNPIPIQRGIQLASKMIIEKIKTLSTPIKTYKDILNIATIASNNDIHMGQIIANAYDKLGKNAAIILDDNADINDKLEFTEGYNFDRGIINPYLLYNENKDYIEYSNVSTLITDQNIDNIQSILPILEIFAKNKQPLCIIADDFSNEVLQTLIINKLKGAIKVVPIRAPSFGDRRKDYLKDLCIVTNSKYISADVGLDLNNLHNNMSSFDNNYLSLLGNANTLIVKKDRTSLITKEEYKEKIDERIKVLKKEYDETTSKYDKEKLNERIAALSGGIAKILIGGNTETEQKERKFKYEDATNAVKSAIDIGYVPGGGVTYLEIIKSNFLNEIHKKIEEVQSVGTQEEKKYLDLVGNLESEIELQKMGANIVVSSLDVITKQIADNAGVNGDNVVKIILNSKDKYGFGYDVNTNKFVNMVENGIIDSTNVIISVIKNSCSIASMVLTTECMMVDSEKKNNKGILDSTINSPNYLPKQRRKGYKNKLEDEDEDEDDLDDDEEDDDDEEDDDEEDDDEEDGDEEEEEDDGYNYDE, encoded by the exons agcttttttaaataaggggctaaaatatattaacagtaAAATCATAAgtagaagaaaagaaaactATGTAAAGATGAAAATGACAGAGAATAAAGTAAAAGGAAAAGACATAATATATGGTAATGAATGCCGtaatgaattattaaaaggAATATTAACAGTGTCAGATGTAGTAAAGTTGACCTTAGGACCTAGAGGTAGAAATGTGTTAttagaaaaagaatatgGTAGcccattaataataaatgatgGTGTAACAAtagcaaaaaatattagtttaaaagatcgaaaaaaaaataatggtgTAAAATTAATGCAGGAAAGTACAAATATATCAAATGATAAAGCAGGTGATGGTACAAGTTCTACAGCTTTAATGACAGCAACAATAACTAAAAAAGGAATAGAACaagtaaataataatcataatcCTATACCAATACAAAGAGGTATACAATTAGCTTCCAAGAtgataatagaaaaaattaaaacgttATCAACACctattaaaacatataaagaTATACTCAACATAGCAACTATTGCAAGTAATAACGATATACATATGGGACAAATAATAGCTAATGCATATGACAAATTAGGTAAAAATGCTGCCATAATTTTAGATGATAATGCTGatattaatgataaattaGAATTCACAGAAGGCTATAATTTTGATAGGGGTATTATAAATCcttatcttttatataatgaaaataaagacTATATTGAATACAGTAATGTTTCAACGCTAATAACGGATCAAAATATTGACAACATACAGTCTATACTACCTATTTTAGAAATTTTTGCCAAGAACAAACAACCACTCTGTATCATTGCCGATGATTTTAGCAATGAAGTCCTTCAGACTCTCATCATTAACAAGCTCAAGGGAGCCATCAAAGTG GTCCCTATAAGAGCCCCTTCATTTGGTGATAGAAGAAAGGACTACTTAAAAGATTTGTGTATTGTAACAAATAGCAAGTACATAAGTGCAGATGTTGGTCTGGACTTGAAcaatttacataataatatgagcagttttgataataattatttaagtcTACTGGGTAATGCAAATAcattaatagtaaaaaaggATAGGACTAGTTTAATTACAAAAGaagaatataaagaaaaaatagatgaaagaataaaagttttaaaaaaagagtacGATGAAACAACttcaaaatatgataaagaaaaattaaatgaacgTATAGCTGCATTGTCAGGTGGTATAGCTAAAATTCTAATTGGTGGAAATACAGAAACAGAacagaaagaaagaaaatttaaatatgagGATGCAACAAATGCTGTGAAAAGTGCAATAGATATTGGTTATGTTCCTGGGGGAGGAGTGACCTACttagaaataattaaatcaaactttttaaatgaaatacataaaaaaattgaagaagTTCAATCAGTTGGGACTCAAGAAGAGAAAAAGTATCTAGACTTAGTAGGTAATCTAGAATCAGAAAtagaattacaaaaaatggGAGCTAATATTGTTGTAAGCAGTTTAGATGTCATTACTAAACAAATAGCTGATAATGCTGGTGTGAATGGAGATAACGtggttaaaataattttgaactCAAAGGATAAATATGGTTTCGGGTATGATGTAAATACCaataaatttgtaaatatgGTTGAAAATGGTATTATCGACAGTACAAATGTTATTATCagtgttattaaaaatagttGTAGTATAGCTAGTATGGTCTTAACAACTGAGTGTATGATGGTAgatagtgaaaaaaaaaataataaaggaaTATTAGATTCAACTATTAATTCACCTAATTATTTACCTAAACAAAGAAGAAAAGgatacaaaaataaactCGAAGATGAAGATGAGGATGAAGATGACTTAGACGACGATGAAGAGGATGATGACGATGAGGAAGACGATGATGAAGAAGATGACGATGAGGAGGATGGAGACgaggaagaggaagaagacgATGGCTACAACTACGACGAGTGA
- the PmUG01_14066300 gene encoding phenylalanine--tRNA ligase, putative, translating into MLFFFLLLRLITLFLLTKRSKAYSSGSGSSSSSNKKPCKHVSKIVLTKLNNKYRIKEDIINYNRFKYVYNIKNHPIHVVTESLVNFLKTRMPFCLVYNKCPLYDSNLCFKDILIKDKNDTTSLKNNFYFSSSYLYIPQATSLFPYIYELLNGVGIYQGEKKINIGEKKDKKKHNCNNEEYACSVKMYDEDANFVGKLKNEKNLNKEKNTKGVNLSFGESALYNDVEKGYDKNLNESELYNKSSSTNQVPYTHLDDLNNKSINYFHNEKDNFVIVSNVFRKDNIDKLHFPFFTQMDVYIKIKNELIDKRKQLVYFLSDMLSNIFGHTYKWRIKKDTFDFTKYSLQAEIFYNNKWIEILGSGILRKKIIFQKIRKYDIHDYLAVGLGLDRIAMILFDINRIRNLYLYISNTERNSISQKGTSNLETEEHALGKGELEKDQLGKERLGKNSNRIKTTQLYDGKLYNSSYVKDNKFSIETMSEAKNGQGVIRGAEHNILNNSPKKEGIKLKDELNKSFKRNTRMNEKKRNEDFLYFINLYNIKNEERHLSFYASSQWNSQMFIKSIYNFKNIKNINFLKNILLLDKFFNSNCNRMSYTYKFVYAAGANIKEQQTFRNYVKDVHEQVVERIANMYDISIR; encoded by the exons atgcttttttttttccttctgcTACGCTTGATAACACTATTTCTTTTGACGAAACGTAGCAAGGCATATAGCAGTGGCAGTGgcagtagcagtagcagtaaTAAGAAGCCGTGTAAACATGTAAGCAAAATTGTGCTCACTAAACTTAATAACAAGTACCGCATTAAAGAGGATATAATAAACTATAATAGGTTTAAATATGtgtacaatataaaaaatcatcCAATACATGTAGTAACTGAGAGTTTagtaaactttttaaaaacgaGGATGCCTTTCTGCCTAGTATACAATAAATGTCCACTCTATGACAGTAATTTATGTTTCAaagatattttaataaaagataaaaatgataCGACAtcattgaaaaataatttttacttttcaaGTAGTTATTTGTACATCCCCCAGGCAACCTCTTTATTTCCTTATATCTATGAGCTATTAAATGGGGTTGGGATATATCAAGGTGAGAAGAAAATCAATATAGgtgaaaaaaaggataaaaaaaaacataattgtAACAATGAGGAATATGCATGTTCGGTTAAAATGTATGATGAGGATGCAAACTTTGTTGGgaaattgaaaaatgaaaaaaatcttaataaagagaaaaatacaaaaggAGTAAATCTCAGTTTTGGAGAGAGTGCTTTATATAATGATGTGGAAAAAggatatgataaaaatttaaatgagaGCGAGCTTTACAATAAGAGCAGTAGCACGAACCAAGTGCCCTACACTCACTTAGACGATCTTAATAATAAgagtataaattattttcacaaTGAAAAAGACAATTTTGTTATAGTATCGAACGTTTTTCGAAAAGATAATATTGATAAACTAcactttcctttttttacacaaatggatgtatatattaaaataaaaaacgaaCTAATCGACAAAAGAAAACAACTTGTTTATTTCTTATCTGACATgttatcaaatatatttggacatacatataaatggaGAATCAAAAAAGATACTTTtgattttacaaaatattcgTTGCAAgctgaaattttttataacaacAAATGGATAGAAATTTTAGGTAGTggaatattaagaaaaaaaataatttttcaaaaaattagaaaatatgatataCATGATTATTTAGCTGTAGGATTAGGCTTAGACAGAATTGCTATGATTTTATTTGATATCAACAGGATTCGAAAtctttatttgtatatttctaATACAGAGAGAAATAGCATATCACAGAAGGGAACATCAAACCTAGAAACAGAAGAGCATGCACTAGGAAAAGGCGAACTAGAAAAAGACCAACTTGGAAAAGAACGACTAGGAAAAAACAGCAATAGGATAAAAACCACCCAGTTGTATGATGGCAAACTGTATAACAGTTCATATGTGAAAGACAACAAGTTTAGTATTGAAACAATGAGTGAAGCGAAAAATGGGCAAGGAGTAATTAGAGGAGCAGAACATAACATTTTGAACAATTCTCCAAAAAAAGAAGGCATAAAGTTAAAGGATGAGTTAAACAAAAGTTTTAAGAGAAACACACGcatgaatgaaaaaaaaagaaatgaagattttttatattttattaatttatataatataaaaaacgaaGAACGACACTTGTCCTTCTATGCAAGCTCTCAGTGGAACAGCCAGatgtttataaaaagtatttataactttaaaaacataaaaaacatcaactttttgaaaaatatccTTCTCTTAGATAAGTTTTTTAACAGTAATTGCAACAGAATGAGCTACACCTACAAGTTCGTTTATGCCGCTGGGGCCAACATAAAG GAACAGCAAACTTTCAGAAATTACGTAAAGGATGTGCACGAACAGGTGGTAGAACGAATCGCAAACATGTATGATATAAGCATTAGATAA